A genomic stretch from Pseudoliparis swirei isolate HS2019 ecotype Mariana Trench chromosome 18, NWPU_hadal_v1, whole genome shotgun sequence includes:
- the fam83d gene encoding protein FAM83D, whose product MNLSQYLDDSPMRSGAKPTGVEDPNLQEVYNERHRLALEELLSGGLDNFLDFIGKERIPNFLSDDEMQRIRSAAVPARCASLHAGEEQTLEQSVGSSMDCSSVTYFPEVSDVEPPLLEIGWPGFTAGSYRGVTRAVAHFQPSYGHCIYSCKEATRRMIKSAREVIAIVTDSLTDLDIFKDLQEACSHRKVPVYILLDQSCAPAFLKMCKNVGVRLDDLGQMRVRTITGTTYYVRSGAKITGEVHERFMLIDGNRVATGSYRYNWTDGKLNTSNLIELSGQITEKFDEEFRILYAQSLPMSTRGPPSVRNSSIYEHVLLKYSVASCSPRLTSTPSRKPPNATALTPCQPSPPDRPQSDPLSDSSAVGDGWTEQREDILAGSTAAAASIPADQQAEIEPAPVSCHAATQTSRSVAGDDTRADPEVTLRPDLVAPTSAVPNRGPSPSFTSPRRGSPAPASPDGTLKDSFHELTKERHRRYSSIRSKLERMAAALSERRELADVTNTTQSARTHCARDPNTRLLVEGTATWPRARCVH is encoded by the exons ATGAATCTGTCCCAGTACCTGGACGACTCCCCCATGAGGTCCGGTGCTAAACCCACCGGGGTTGAGGACCCGAACCTGCAGGAGGTGTACAACGAGAGGCACCGACTGgctctggaggagctgctgtcgGGGGGGCTCGACAACTTTCTGGACTTCATCGGGAAGGAGCGGATCCCCAACTTCCTGTCGGACGACGAGATGCAGCGGATCAGGAGCGCCGCCGTGCCGGCGCGGTGCGCGTCCCTCCACGCCGGAGAGGAGCAGACGCTGGAGCAGTCGGTCGGCAGCTCCATGGACTGCTCCTCGGTCACCTATTTCCCCGAGGTATCGGACGTGGAGCCCCCCCTGCTGGAGATCGGCTGGCCCGGCTTCACCGCCGGCTCGTACCGGGGAGTCACGCGGGCCGTGGCCCACTTCCAGCCCAGCTACGGGCATTGCATCTACAGCTGCAAGGAGGCGACGAGGCGCATGATTAAAAGTGCCAGAGAG GTGATTGCCATAGTTACTGACTCCCTGACGGACCTGGATATCTTTAAGGATCTTCAGGAGGCGTGCTCGCACCGCAAAGTCCCCGTCTACATCCTGCTGGACCAATCGTGCGCCCCTGCTTTCCTCAAGATGTGCAAAAATGTCGGCGTCCGACTGGATGACCTCGGG CAAATGAGAGTGCGAACCATAACTGGTACAACTTATTACGTGAGATCTGGAGCGAAGATTACCGGGGAGGTCCATGAGCGCTTCATGCTGATTGATGGAAACAGAGTGGCGACAGGTTCCTACAG GTACAACTGGACCGATGGCAAACTAAACACCAGCAACCTCATCGAGCTTTCCGGTCAGATAACGGAGAAATTTGACGAGGAGTTCCGCATCCTCTACGCCCAGTCGTTACCCATGAGCACCCGAGGGCCCCCGAGCGTGCGAAACAGCTCCATCTACGAACACGTCCTGCTCAAATACTCGGTCGCCTCTTGTTCCCCTCGACTGACCAGCACACCCAGCCGCAAGCCCCCAAACGCAACCGCCCTGACCCCGTGCCAACCCTCGCCTCCGGACCGCCCTCAATCCGACCCGCTGTCCGACTCCTCCGCTGTCGGTGACGGCTGGACGGAGCAGCGAGAGGACATCCTGGCCGGcagcaccgccgccgccgctagtATTCCCGCAGATCAGCAAGCGGAAATAGAGCCGGCGCCCGTCTCCTGCCACGCCGCCACTCAGACCAGCCGGTCGGTGGCGGGCGACGACACTCGAGCCGACCCCGAGGTCACGCTGCGCCCCGACCTCGTCGCGCCAACGAGCGCGGTGCCAAACCGGGGCCCGTCTCCGTCGTTCACCTCGCCCAGACGGGGCTCGCCGGCCCCGGCCTCTCCAGATGGCACCTTGAAGGACTCCTTCCACGAGCTGACCAAAGAGCGCCATCGCCGCTACTCCTCCATCCGCTCCAAGCTGGAGCGCATGGCCGCCGCCCTGTCcgagaggcgggagctggcggACGTCACCAACACGACCCAGAGTGCACGCACACACTGTGCGCGGGACCCAAACACCAGACTGCTCGTTGAAGGCACGGCCACATGGCCGAGAGCCAGATGTGTACACTAG